One window of Leptotrichia sp. oral taxon 498 genomic DNA carries:
- a CDS encoding alpha/beta hydrolase — protein MLKKEYLNKDSTIKELLTYPSIKEFSKFILPLEHGYNPNSKLKDIAYLLPYHNNINTDTTLKSINYIIDRSEKGEEIFYKIYTDKEIKEDKSKANTGIFFFKGNKNAPFAIINAGGGFSYVGSIHEGFPYAIELNKRGYNAFVLQYRVEDGYRATQDLARAISYIIENKDLFEVDINNYSLWGSSAGARMVAAIGSRGLVSFGEKNYTKPNTIVMLYTGLASFTLNDPPTFMAVGDRDGIANPRVVENRFNEMKKAGLKVEFHKYKNVEHGFGLGIGTSAENWIDSAIKFWEKQSVRYEK, from the coding sequence ATGTTAAAAAAAGAATACTTAAATAAAGATAGTACAATAAAAGAACTTTTAACTTATCCAAGTATAAAAGAGTTTTCAAAATTTATTTTACCTCTTGAACATGGTTACAATCCAAACTCAAAATTAAAAGATATAGCTTATTTATTACCATATCATAATAATATAAATACTGATACAACTTTAAAGAGTATTAATTATATAATTGATAGAAGTGAAAAGGGTGAAGAGATATTCTATAAAATTTATACCGATAAAGAAATAAAAGAAGATAAGAGCAAAGCAAATACAGGAATATTTTTCTTTAAAGGAAATAAAAATGCACCTTTTGCTATAATCAATGCGGGTGGAGGATTTTCCTATGTTGGTTCTATACATGAGGGTTTTCCTTATGCAATAGAATTAAATAAAAGAGGTTATAATGCTTTTGTTTTACAATATAGAGTTGAAGATGGTTATAGGGCAACTCAGGACCTAGCAAGAGCAATATCATATATAATTGAAAATAAAGATTTATTTGAAGTTGATATAAATAATTACTCTTTATGGGGAAGTTCAGCAGGAGCTAGGATGGTTGCAGCAATTGGCTCAAGAGGTTTAGTTTCTTTTGGAGAAAAAAATTATACTAAACCCAATACAATAGTTATGCTTTACACAGGATTAGCTAGTTTTACACTAAATGATCCTCCTACATTTATGGCAGTTGGTGACAGAGATGGAATTGCTAATCCAAGAGTTGTTGAAAATAGATTTAATGAAATGAAAAAAGCAGGCTTAAAAGTAGAATTTCATAAATATAAAAATGTAGAGCATGGCTTTGGATTAGGCATTGGAACTTCAGCAGAAAATTGGATAGATAGTGCTATAAAATTTTGGGAAAAGCAAAGTGTAAGATATGAAAAGTGA
- a CDS encoding carboxylesterase/lipase family protein encodes MKKMLLVALFLLQIGTGNLLFSETNENKNVVKKIENTVNQNTNTIATTESGKIQGFIQDEIYTYLGVPYARAERFMAPKKVEKWNGIKQTVTFGTYFSQGESMVSSGGWFAGPKLEMSENSHNLNIWTPGIKDGKKRPVMVWLHGGGFRSGSSAENYIFDGKNLSKKGDVVVVSVNHRLNSLGFLDLSAYGEKYKNSANAGIMDLVASLEWIRDNIEEFGGDPNNVTIFGESGGGAKVLTLMATPAAKGLFHKAISESGAVEEMGMTLLPEKTTRRVAELTLENLGLNAKNVDEIQKIPYEKVMEATEKALAKTAEEQGYKNVLTGQPGLDWAPKLDSYIPVEPVGEKYSEQSRDIPLLIGTNLTEWETMPFVLSNNKVENKNTFTNAEIKKKMQEKYGDRAEAIAKEFKKAYPERKAVDALYVDALLRKQTLKTTRLKADQNGAPVYSYIFAWDNPMIDGMAMSFHTAEIPFVFNNIDKVEGTLKGRGKDAYKLAGKISQAWINFARTGNPNAEGLPKWLPYNTKNGAVMIFDDKSEVKYKHDEELMKLLAPDYNF; translated from the coding sequence ATGAAAAAAATGTTATTAGTAGCTTTATTTTTATTACAAATTGGAACTGGAAATTTATTATTTTCTGAAACAAATGAAAATAAAAATGTAGTTAAAAAAATTGAAAATACTGTAAATCAAAATACTAATACAATAGCTACAACAGAAAGTGGAAAAATACAAGGATTTATTCAAGATGAAATATATACTTACTTAGGCGTACCTTATGCAAGAGCCGAAAGATTTATGGCACCTAAAAAAGTAGAAAAATGGAATGGTATTAAACAAACTGTAACTTTTGGAACATATTTTTCACAAGGTGAGAGTATGGTTTCAAGTGGAGGTTGGTTTGCAGGACCTAAATTAGAGATGAGTGAAAATTCTCATAACTTAAATATATGGACTCCTGGTATAAAAGATGGAAAGAAAAGACCAGTAATGGTATGGTTACATGGTGGAGGTTTTAGAAGCGGTTCATCTGCTGAAAATTATATTTTTGATGGAAAAAATTTAAGTAAAAAAGGAGATGTAGTAGTAGTTTCTGTAAATCATAGATTAAATTCACTAGGTTTCTTAGATTTATCAGCTTATGGAGAAAAATATAAAAATTCTGCCAATGCTGGAATTATGGATTTAGTTGCTTCTCTTGAATGGATAAGAGATAACATAGAAGAATTTGGAGGAGATCCTAATAATGTAACTATATTTGGAGAGTCAGGAGGAGGAGCAAAAGTTTTAACTCTTATGGCAACACCAGCTGCAAAAGGTTTATTCCACAAAGCTATATCTGAAAGTGGTGCAGTGGAAGAAATGGGTATGACACTTTTACCTGAAAAAACAACTAGAAGAGTTGCAGAATTAACTCTTGAAAATTTAGGATTAAATGCAAAAAATGTAGATGAAATTCAAAAAATACCTTATGAAAAAGTTATGGAAGCAACAGAAAAAGCCTTAGCAAAAACAGCTGAGGAACAAGGTTATAAAAATGTTTTAACTGGACAACCAGGACTTGATTGGGCACCTAAATTAGATAGCTATATTCCAGTAGAACCTGTAGGAGAAAAATATTCAGAACAATCAAGAGATATTCCTTTATTAATAGGTACTAACTTAACAGAATGGGAAACAATGCCATTTGTATTATCAAATAATAAAGTTGAAAATAAAAATACTTTTACTAATGCAGAAATAAAAAAGAAAATGCAAGAAAAATATGGTGATAGAGCAGAAGCAATAGCGAAAGAATTTAAAAAGGCTTATCCAGAAAGAAAAGCAGTAGATGCACTTTATGTTGATGCTTTATTAAGAAAACAAACATTGAAAACAACAAGATTAAAAGCAGATCAAAATGGAGCACCAGTATATAGTTATATTTTTGCTTGGGATAATCCTATGATTGATGGTATGGCAATGTCTTTTCATACAGCAGAAATTCCATTTGTATTTAATAATATAGATAAAGTTGAAGGAACTTTAAAAGGTAGAGGAAAGGATGCCTATAAATTAGCAGGAAAAATTAGTCAAGCTTGGATAAATTTTGCAAGAACAGGGAATCCTAATGCAGAAGGTTTACCAAAATGGTTACCATATAATACTAAAAATGGAGCAGTTATGATTTTTGATGATAAGTCAGAAGTTAAATATAAACATGATGAGGAGTTAATGAAATTATTAGCACCTGACTATAATTTCTAA
- a CDS encoding carboxylesterase family protein: MVEGMAMSFHTAEIPFVFNNIDKIEGLIKGRGKDAYKLAGKISQVWINFARTGNPNAEGLPKWEPYNRKNGTIMIFNDKSEIKHKHDEELMRLLAPGYNF, encoded by the coding sequence ATGGTTGAGGGTATGGCAATGTCTTTCCACACAGCAGAAATTCCATTTGTATTTAATAATATAGATAAGATTGAAGGACTTATAAAAGGTAGAGGAAAGGATGCCTATAAATTAGCAGGAAAAATTAGTCAAGTTTGGATAAATTTTGCAAGAACAGGGAATCCTAATGCAGAAGGTTTACCAAAATGGGAACCATATAATCGTAAAAATGGGACAATTATGATTTTTAACGATAAGTCAGAAATAAAACATAAACATGATGAAGAGTTAATGAGATTATTAGCACCTGGCTATAATTTCTAA
- a CDS encoding cupin domain-containing carboxymuconolactone decarboxylase family protein, translated as MANSVNNLSITKKENLKYIKADPKYFSGEAEFAILPQIDISKDSVAIVDFEVGVVNNWHSHSKGQYLYITEGEGRVQEWGKEIQYVKKGDVVWIPADVKHWHGAGETTSMSHLVITPDTENNTTTWFEKVELNEKPTEERLKISIEKHKQNTSLTEKQLAIVSIAANTAKGDLNKLKVALNKGLDKGLTINEIREILNHQYAYIGFPRALNGMLTLNKVLEERKVNGKKDIEGKVPTNKGDINYYEYGTETLSILSQRDSSGLLQNFDGVDYALKAHLFGYLFSRDNLNYVNRELTTVSTISTISGGEAQLASHVNLISNLGIKKSDLEKVVNILNKEVDSDSSNRLKGVVEK; from the coding sequence ATGGCAAATTCAGTAAATAATCTAAGTATTACTAAAAAAGAAAATTTAAAATATATCAAAGCAGATCCAAAATATTTTTCAGGAGAAGCAGAGTTTGCAATCTTACCACAAATTGATATATCTAAGGATAGTGTTGCAATAGTAGATTTTGAAGTTGGAGTAGTTAACAATTGGCATTCACATTCAAAAGGGCAATATTTATATATAACTGAGGGAGAAGGTAGAGTTCAAGAATGGGGTAAGGAAATTCAATATGTAAAGAAAGGTGATGTTGTATGGATACCAGCAGATGTAAAACATTGGCATGGAGCTGGGGAAACAACTTCAATGTCCCACTTAGTAATAACACCTGATACTGAAAATAATACAACTACTTGGTTTGAAAAAGTTGAATTAAATGAAAAACCAACAGAAGAAAGATTGAAAATTTCTATTGAGAAACATAAACAAAATACTTCTTTGACAGAAAAACAACTAGCTATTGTTTCAATAGCAGCTAATACGGCAAAAGGAGATTTAAATAAATTAAAAGTAGCTTTGAATAAGGGATTAGATAAAGGTTTAACTATTAATGAAATAAGAGAAATTTTAAATCATCAATATGCTTATATAGGTTTTCCAAGAGCACTAAATGGAATGCTTACTTTAAATAAAGTGTTAGAAGAAAGAAAAGTTAATGGTAAAAAAGATATTGAAGGGAAAGTTCCTACAAATAAGGGGGATATAAATTACTATGAATATGGAACAGAAACTTTAAGTATTTTATCTCAAAGAGATAGCAGTGGATTATTACAAAATTTTGATGGAGTTGACTATGCTTTAAAGGCACATTTATTTGGTTATTTATTTAGTAGAGATAATTTAAACTATGTAAATAGAGAATTAACAACAGTTTCAACCATTTCCACAATATCAGGTGGAGAGGCACAATTAGCTTCACATGTTAATTTAATAAGTAATCTAGGAATTAAAAAAAGTGATTTAGAAAAAGTTGTAAATATTTTAAATAAAGAAGTTGATAGTGATTCATCTAATAGATTAAAAGGAGTTGTTGAAAAATGA